In Pelmatolapia mariae isolate MD_Pm_ZW linkage group LG13, Pm_UMD_F_2, whole genome shotgun sequence, a genomic segment contains:
- the LOC134640288 gene encoding transmembrane protein 229b-like, with protein sequence METCKLNVRRMRGNDQGIVENDSPAEPHGSSPARPVSALVRLYVYALHGCLCEVAFTAVWDWCSTQDRRLAGHSSLWALPMYATAIYLMERLRALMLAQNHSLTVRLMLYTVFIYLWEFSWGVGLSLLGACPWDYSGHRYNLRGLITLDYALPWAVAAYIAEQHVIRHTLRIRLHN encoded by the exons ATGGAGACGTGTAAACTCAATGTGAGGCGAATGAGAGGTAACGATCAAG GGATTGTTGAAAATGACTCCCCAGCAGAACCACATGGCAGCAGCCCTGCTCGACCTGTTTCTGCTCTTGTTCGCCTCTACGTGTATGCGCTGCATGGCTGCCTCTGCGAGGTGGCCTTCACTGCTGTGTGGGACTGGTGCAGCACCCAGGACAGGAGGCTGGCAGGCCACAGTAGTCTGTGGGCGCTGCCCATGTATGCCACAGCAATCTATCTCATGGAGAGGCTGAGGGCCCTGATGCTCGCTCAGAATCACTCACTGACTGTGCGGCTCATGCTCTACACTGTTTTCATCTACCTGTGGGAGTTCAGCTGGGGTGTGGGGCTTAGTTTGTTAGGAGCCTGTCCATGGGACTACTCAGGCCATAGGTACAACCTGAGAGGACTGATAACTCTGGACTATGCACTTCCCTGGGCTGTGGCTGCATATATAGCAGAACAGCATGTGATCAGGCACACTTTAAGAATAAGACTGCATAACTGA